A window of the Hippoglossus stenolepis isolate QCI-W04-F060 chromosome 8, HSTE1.2, whole genome shotgun sequence genome harbors these coding sequences:
- the si:dkeyp-84f3.5 gene encoding zinc finger protein 729, with translation MMPSTLKENIMEKQKSGESSTFICTECGDGFRQYSNVLAHMTVHGPLEAFSFDGSSNGFEVPREYVLQENGTLTVVNELAQTHYSVKPVSPGVLPSHLPSPIKPVSPTLIPQPSPHRDVLRPRPSDLTLDKSRQGNYRCEICSRSFNSLQSLHRHQQYRNTERGYKCTLCCKIFEERHDLKKHLQDHANESFHYCSHCGKRFLKMDALNAHQKENHFSPNSTALGKSENMLEKKTEKAFSCKKCMLNFFWMSDFQTHSLYHCKGKEPDTTFASEVEMEVKSKTLEDIPLENFHSNGTSIDVENGDHKNLMDAKNLRDARDKIIPEYSFTPYRCGLCGDRFHKLTDLKEHHLTHQTQEEIDRLNQESQKTSKRKIQSKGSRGRGSNPNGKLHPCKHCHRVFNHSSSLSRHMRYHKGTMHTCVFCGRHFPQRCDLRRHVVMYHKAELEKKPALKLLYTTPKNGPPPNSLNGETNPSSPDEKTKSSSDNEQTTSPEQPSKEKQSGKAGRVNYKCQECGKRFGLLCVYQRHLRYHKKEPTNCPQFKNSSSLELHLQNHPRTGERDDVEQTSHCYGTNKDPVQEKGDAEDIEDECMDHTQNDKGNSSEVLYECTECTETFTCLETFLQHQTSHGSENNG, from the coding sequence ATGATGCCATCAACacttaaagaaaatatcatggaaaagcAGAAATCTGGAGAATCAAGTACCTTTATCTGCACCGAGTGTGGTGATGGATTCAGGCAGTACTCTAATGTGCTGGCTCACATGACTGTTCATGGACCTTTGGAGGCATTTTCTTTTGATGGCTCTTCCAATGGATTTGAAGTCCCCCGAGAATATGTGCTACAAGAAAATGGTACCCTGACAGTTGTGAACGAGTTAGCACAGACACATTATTCTGTGAAACCGGTATCTCCAGGAGTCCTGCCATCGCATTTGCCATCCCCTATTAAACCAGTGTCTCCTACTTTAATTCCACAGCCGTCCCCTCACAGAGATGTGCTTAGACCAAGGCCCTCAGACTTGACCCTGGACAAGTCTCGTCAAGGCAACTACCGATGTGAAATATGTAGCAGATCATTCAACAGCCTGCAGAGTTTACATCGTCACCAACAGTATCGAAACACAGAGCGGGGTTATAAGTGCACTTTGTGCTGTAAGATCTTTGAAGAGAGACATGATCTTAAGAAACACCTCCAGGACCACGCCAATGAAAGCTTTCACTACTGCAGTCATTGTGGTAAGCGGTTCCTCAAAATGGATGCACTGAATGCTCATCAAAAAGAAAACCACTTCTCCCCCAATTCTACAGCTTTGGGTAAATCCGAGAATATGCTGGAAAAAAAGACTGAGAAAGCATTTTCTTGTAAGAAGTGCATGTTGAATTTTTTCTGGATGTCAGattttcagacacattcacTCTACCATTGCAAAGGAAAAGAGCCTGATACCACCTTTGCATCTGAAGTTGAAATGGAAGTGAAATCTAAAACCCTAGAAGACATACCACTTGAAAACTTCCACAGCAATGGCACATCTATTGATGTCGAGAATGGGGATCATAAAAACTTAATGGATGCTAAAAACTTAAGGGATGCTAGGGATAAGATTATTCCAGAATACTCGTTCACACCATACAGATGTGGTTTATGTGGTGATCGTTTCCATAAGTTAACAGATCTAAAGGAGCATCATCTCACCCATCAGACTCAGGAAGAAATTGATCGGTTGAATCAAGAATCACAAAAaacttcaaaaagaaaaatacagtcTAAAGGCAGTCGTGGAAGAGGGAGTAATCCCAATGGCAAGCTGCATCCTTGCAAGCATTGTCATCGTGTCTTTAATCATTCTAGTAGTTTATCTCGGCACATGAGATACCATAAGGGGACTATGCACACATGTGTATTTTGCGGTAGACATTTTCCACAACGCTGTGATTTGAGAAGGCATGTGGTCATGTACCACAAAGCTGAACTAGAAAAGAAACCAGCTTTGAAACTCCTGTATACAACTCCAAAAAATGGGCCTCCCCCAAATTCTCTTAATGGTGAAACAAACCCAAGTTCTCCagatgagaaaacaaagagTTCTTCTGATAATGAGCAAACCACATCTCCAGAGCAGCCCTCAAAGGAGAAACAATCAGGAAAAGCTGGGCGAGTTAACTACAAGTGTCAGGAATGTGGAAAGAGATTTGGGCTACTATGTGTGTACCAACGGCACTTGCGTTATCACAAAAAGGAACCTACTAATTGCCCTCAATTCAAGAATTCTTCGTCTCTTGAGCTTCACCTTCAAAATCACCCAAGAACTGGAGAACGAGATGATGTTGAACAAACTTCTCACTGTTATGGCACCAACAAGGACCCTGTCCAAGAAAAGGGAGATGCAGAGGACATTGAGGATGAGTGTATGGACCATACTCAAAATGATAAAGGAAATTCTTCCGAGGTTCTTTACGAATGTACTGAGTGCACTGAGACATTCACATGCTTGGAGACATTTCTTCAACACCAGACCTCCCATGGCTCCGAAAACAATGGGTAA
- the znf1035 gene encoding zinc finger protein 1035, whose protein sequence is MQRMAHGWDSYLHNIPPLSSDPRTSEAEHLENFIEHDFTDAVDSYEAPATNSNINTNPSIENSRSDCAYQKYYEETQWQAVKEQMEKDLPSCGTGEITDFGTDGLSTSGTFPSSLEKDLQELKQDCEILATSLLEDYSDVSNCSNADVIENRPSCKFMASNSAPNSAIGVGRKHSPEWPFTDTGSMLPTESLCTDMLEINAHFPNASNVKAEENLVKCSEEKVESPEKTVKSYTGHNNISSSSSHTGANIGNEDRSDSDGCQDQKQEDDMERELILGNPPVILINGLENVTGNRIEEYPEANEEEQVTSPTPNIVTTEEVPKETMTESLNKENEELGNLNSTESQDRIMKEDKQDKSQVLKMETKESALLGIEISEEQNAPNSNSTDSQDENIQTDCKKKGIESNTCQSSETMVSKVSDLKDAIPELSECPIGQSVSKSVESCSQPNASNTQKMEQKSPAENTNATSSADQHQSQDQSLGGGVDENAGESIEEFDRSTEEDSMLGMLYGEPLSGEDSSSDDETKLATSKITVARPDSYNMDHSEGQTVQLTSSRQLRKHLQPIVILEPLESVNGMSKSYRCRDCQHTTPSVDHQFEHHHGCHSVPDFQFCGTCNLYFMRNEQAEKHLCGVTKKFPQLSSDSRLQKKVKRHGRHRCIKCKLRFSKFVQYISHMRTHTGETPYKCNECGTYFAQGGTLRRHNKISGRCSRARRRISKSAETPKTKTPPQKQLVQNKPYTNLPNCYVKLVDIAKTNLCRLCGKSFVSAKKAKKHFYNLHKGKGLTVSLNQCTTKPIGEKTQKAENEISKKYKCPLCPRLFKYSYNRARHLRDCVRDSVWNGKGKVGNKYPCPLCHTIFTSPSNRFRHIRQAVCLKECLSRLAIERAKLFQEVEQKKGGKETGTEQKTQSNENKDKILSKENEQKKEKTHATKAFQTALRYKCNLCPAVFCHSSGKYRHMKKHELFKLTGKMFRYRNSFFSSMSKPETLRSTQAEEREDGLTSIEENVTLSLSCTFCGKYFGTSQSLKSHERNHRGERPYCCLECGKGFKKRTHLICHKAVHQRRIQCTVCKKILPTIGELIQHRSSHLKKGKLQCPDCDLQFEFPVYLLRHLETHKNKEKKASQLEERPSVQLQCSLCKKTFDDAQVLRKHCLTHITRSSSNQCPFCKRRFACRRNLLRHMVQHTGEKTLSCRNCGKLFLSDLYLKRHSQECFPPQTGPPESNTETKRPFKCSYCPREFSRKIRLKGHQQGHKTNTLVLCSRCGESYGRTKINQHQKKCGVPTELNTDSLSNDFSRGTSQTNQSVHDRLLQSNASKLHQFKCPHCKENFRYRSVLLRHLFKHTGVQPYGCVHCGHGYRSKTMCLQHETLCTGVYKEGLSNVKSNAVANSLTMPALRVGAQRRAEGENEYKCRFCTKTFMKPRNLRRHILTHNEVNPYRCKACDSCFSRHDHLKVHQTRCRGKKQRLEVCIPKISLEDVGKGWQNRFGTEPSETQEIFKCKVCSRSFPNQSKLFRHNQMFHLAKLFKCTRCGSSFAHETSLKKHQKKKRCKKVPTETNASPPLRTNPTENVKELFQGSRNRIIQRIQPCFNKKYKYVCSFCPRTFENSWQLSVHNRLHTGEKPFACDYCGERFIRKDYVQRHLPKCTKMGKQKKLLCDKCGGFFSKANIENHKTNCTTKPSLSKATVCQSKQSSSQSPPKGFSCAYCSSRFLLFSQLQEHFLNAHKLETVVPPASTAPLQHHLSNIPKIKEEPLDETCDQKLNDSAKFTCKLDSALNRGFVCPVCNMSLVNKAGLTGHLRVHSMEHPFSCKICKKGFWNRSLLRSHFRKCRSGHIAESKATQQMEVPLKAQIDFALDDSVLVFKEASTATGSGVLQTNFSCKEEFIEKSPQDLDGNQVQSSSSKEKKAVQYQCSECDKSFTDGLLLISHLEDHGRKEQEKMRNTCSKCGRVCSNPGNLTRHMLIHETNHNFSCPDCPQIFFTAADLEIHRTCHDSNRPYACKLCNLRFWTRPSLSNHCSEDHPVDVFSCRFCHKKYSVKKSLSRHYRKWHQKEQKELASTLQEKSSTEPQSSNQVSTADESDEDEKNGSEDSDSDSAPYFPCHVCGKTFPTSESLEDHQRCHLGEKPHECEECGRCFFQASQLQQHQRMHKSEFQCQACGRGFVSLFALRKHKHTHGKSRPYRCAKCDCSFTGPSQLAEHMTTHREESFPCDICNRVFLSKSSRAEHRKSHSKSGDHPPPSFARAKQESSTSPSERSSVFTKEFKYRCGVCNERFKDPEQLSEHGCLAAKERPYACSDCDKYYLHASHLKKHRNTHHLSLSKSEYPCNQCNSSFSSSQHFLSHLKTHVDPAAAIKRNAEGKDKDSFICPVCRQSFTSAIELIGHFPIHLDSTFECKICKMKFPSGRKLEEHEQTHLTAATEFECTECGQRFLGSNTFLQHHCSQQQHGMKESNYSNPSVEATPPTYQPAAEEEEVDVTGEDLFNCPHCSMQFSSKSVLLEHQNKIHLKERPFKCEICGKTFAVQRYLREHLRRHRLKLDAAQKRFACTQCQSEFSTAQDLYLHRRLHAEKEVGGFRCDMCYKSFSRWSLLKQHQESHVGEVVYECTECDKAFAFPHLLVEHQQTHAGPSQ, encoded by the coding sequence ATGCAGAGAATGGCTCATGGGTGGGATTCATACCTCCATAACATCCCACCACTATCATCTGATCCAAGGACATCAGAGGCAGAACATTTGGAGAACTTCATTGAACATGACTTCACTGACGCAGTGGATTCGTATGAGGCCCCTGCCACCAActcaaacatcaacacaaatcCCAGTATTGAAAATTCTCGTTCAGACTGTGCCTATCAAAAATACTACGAAGAAACGCAATGGCAAGCTGTTAAAGAACAAATGGAAAAAGATTTGCCGAGTTGTGGAACTGGGGAAATCACAGACTTTGGCACAGATGGATTATCAACATCAGGAACTTTTCCTTCATCTCTTGAAAAGGATTTACAAGAACTTAAGCAAGACTGTGAAATCCTAGCTACATCATTACTTGAGGACTACTCAGATGTCAGTAACTGCTCGAATGCAGATGTCATTGAAAATAGGCCCTCTTGTAAATTCATGGCAAGTAATTCGGCTCCAAACTCTGCAATTGGTGTTGGTAGAAAACACTCCCCAGAATGGCCATTCACCGATACTGGAAGTATGCTTCCAACTGAGAGTCTGTGTACTGACATGTTAGAGATTAATGCACATTTTCCAAATGCATCAAATGTTAAAGCAGAAGAAAACCTAGTAAAGTGTTCAGAAGAGAAGGTGGAAAGTCCAGAAAAAACAGTCAAATCTTACACAGGACACAATAAtatatcctcctcctcttcacacacaggTGCAAATATAGGGAATGAGGATAGGAGCGACAGTGATGGCTGTCAAGATCAGAAACAAGAGGACGATATGGAGAGAGAGCTCATACTAGGAAATCCTCCAGTCATCTTGATAAATGGCCTTGAAAACGTGACTGGCAATAGAATCGAGGAGTACCCAGAAGCcaatgaggaggagcaggtcaCTTCTCCTACTCCAAATATTGTGACTACAGAAGAAGTACCAAAAGAGACAATGACAGAatcattaaataaagaaaatgaggaATTGGGTAATCTTAATTCCACAGAAAGTCAAGACAGAATTATGAAAGAGGATAAGCAAGACAAAAGTCAAGTcttaaaaatggaaacaaaagaaTCGGCTTTATTAGGAATTGAGATCTCTGAAGAGCAGAATGCCCCAAATTCCAACTCCACTGACAGTCAAGATGAAAATATACAAACTGACTGTAAAAAGAAAGGTATTGAGTCAAACACCTGTCAATCTTCAGAAACAATGGTCAGCAAGGTGTCAGATTTGAAAGATGCTATTCCTGAACTGAGTGAATGCCCTATTGGGCAAAGTGTTTCTAAGAGTGTAGAATCCTGTTCACAACCAAATGCCTCAAACACTCAGAAAATGGAGCAGAAAAGTCcagcagaaaatacaaatgcaacCTCTTCTGCAGATCAGCATCAGTCCCAGGATCAAAGTCTAGGAGGAGGTGTTGATGAAAATGCAGGAGAGTCAATTGAAGAGTTTGACAGATCCACAGAGGAAGACTCCATGCTTGGCATGCTGTATGGTGAACCTCTATCAGGAGAAGACTCTTCATCTGACGATGAAACTAAACTTGCCACAAGTAAAATAACAGTGGCCAGACCTGACAGTTACAACATGGACCATTCAGAAGGACAAACGGTTCAGTTAACCTCCTCGAGACAACTGAGAAAACATCTGCAGCCCATCGTAATATTGGAGCCCCTGGAGTCAGTAAATGGAATGAGCAAATCGTATCGTTGCAGAGATTGCCAGCACACAACCCCCAGTGTAGATCATCAATTTGAACACCATCATGGTTGTCATTCAGTACCCGATTTTCAATTTTGCGGAACTTGTAATCTCTATTTCATGAGGAATGAGCaagcagaaaaacatctgtgtggTGTCACAAAAAAATTCCCTCAGCTCTCTTCTGACTCCAGATTACAGAAGAAAGTAAAACGCCATGGCAGACACAGGTGCATTAAGTGCAAACTCAGATTTTCAAAATTTGTTCAGTATATCAGCCATATGCGGACTCACACTGGCGAAACACCTTATAAATGCAATGAATGTGGAACATATTTTGCACAAGGTGGTACCCTGCGGAGACACAACAAAATATCTGGTAGGTGCTCACGGGCAAGGCGTCGAATTTCAAAATCTGCCGAAACACCCAAAACTAAAACACCACCACAAAAGCAGTTGGTACAGAACAAACCATATACAAATCTGCCCAACTGTTATGTAAAGCTTGTTGATATCGCCAAGACCAACCTGTGCAGATTATGTGGTAAAAGTTTCGTAAGTGCAAAGAAGGCCAAAAAGCACTTCTACAACTTACACAAGGGAAAGGGTTTAACAGTTTCCTTAAATCAGTGTACCACAAAACCCATTGGTGAGAAAACTCAAAAAGCTGAGAATGAgataagtaaaaaatataaatgtcctCTTTGTCCACGGCTTTTTAAGTACTCTTATAACAGGGCTCGACATTTGCGTGACTGTGTTAGAGACTCTGTGTGGAATGGCAAGGGAAAGGTTGGCAATAAATATCCGTGTCCCTTGTGCCACACTATCTTTACTTCACCATCCAACCGATTTAGACATATTAGGCAGGCAGTTTGCCTTAAAGAATGTCTTTCTCGACTCGCAATAGAGAGGGCAAAATTGTTCCAAGAGGTTGaacagaaaaaaggaggaaaggaaacaggaacggagcagaaaacacaatcaaatgaaaataaggACAAAATACTGTCAAAggaaaatgaacagaaaaaagaaaaaacccatGCTACAAAAGCCTTCCAGACTGCCCTACGGTACAAATGCAATCTTTGTCCCGCAGTTTTTTGTCATTCTTCTGGGAAATACAGACATATGAAGAAACATGAGTTGTTTAAACTCACTGGCAAAATGTTCAGATACAGGAATTCATTTTTCTCCTCTATGTCTAAACCAGAAACTCTAAGAAGTACACaagctgaagagagagaggatggcTTAACATCAATTGAAGAAAATGTCACTCTTTCCCTGAGCTGTACATTTTGTGGAAAATATTTTGGCACATCACAGTCACTGAAGTCACATGAGCGCAATCACCGGGGTGAAAGACCATACTGCTGTCTGGAATGTGGAAAAGGATTCAAGAAACGTACTCATCTGATTTGTCATAAAGCTGTACACCAGAGGAGGATACAATGCACTGTCTGCAAAAAGATTCTTCCCACTATTGGAGAACTTATTCAGCATAGAAGCTCACATCTTAAAAAGGGAAAGCTTCAATGCCCAGACTGTGACCTACAGTTCGAGTTTCCTGTATATCTCCTTAGGCACCTAGAAAcccataaaaataaagaaaagaaggcATCCCAGCTTGAGGAAAGACCATCAGTGCAATTGCAGTGTTCCTtatgcaaaaaaacatttgatgatGCTCAAGTACTCAGAAAACATTGTCTTACACACATAACTAGGTCGTCGTCAAATCAGTGTCCATTCTGCAAACGCAGGTTCGCTTGTCGTCGGAATTTGCTGCGACACATGGTCCAACACACTGGAGAAAAAACCCTCTCCTGCAGAAACTGTGGAAAACTGTTTTTGAGTGACTTGTACCTTAAACGTCACAGTCAGGAGTGTTTTCCTCCTCAAACTGGACCTCCAGAGTCTAACACTGAGACAAAGAGACCATTCAAGTGTTCCTATTGTCCACGGGAATTTTCTAGAAAGATTCGACTAAAAGGTCATCAGCAAGGCCATAAGACAAACACACTCGTTCTATGCTCAAGATGCGGCGAGTCCTATGGACGTACCAAGATAAATCAACATCAGAAGAAATGTGGGGTGCCTACAGAGCTAAACACTGACTCTCTTAGTAACGATTTCAGTAGAGGCACTTCTCAGACAAACCAGAGTGTCCATGATAGACTCCTTCAGTCAAATGCATCCAAGTTGCATCAGTTTAAATGCCCTCACTGTAAAGAGAATTTCAGGTACAGATCAGTTCTCTTGAGACATCTTTTTAAACATACTGGTGTGCAACCCTACGGATGCGTGCACTGTGGCCACGGATATAGAAGTAAGACCATGTGTTTGCAGCATGAAACTCTCTGTACCGGAGTTTACAAAGAGGGGCTGTCGAATGTCAAAAGTAATGCTGTAGCAAACTCATTAACCATGCCAGCTCTCAGAGTGGGggcacagaggagagcagaagGTGAAAATGAGTACAAGTGTAGATTCTGCACCAAGACTTTCATGAAACCACGAAACCTGAGACGTCACATTTTGACTCATAATGAAGTGAATCCTTATCGCTGTAAAGCCTGTGACAGCTGCTTTTCCAGGCATGATCATCTGAAAGTACATCAGACTCgttgtagagggaaaaaacagcGACTGGAAGTCTGTATTCCCAAAATCAGTTTGGAGGATGTTGGCAAGGGTTGGCAAAATAGGTTTGGCACCGAGCCTTCTGAAACGCAAGAgatttttaaatgcaaagtcTGTTCAAGAAGCTTCCCAAATCAGTCTAAACTTTTCCGACATAACCAGATGTTCCATCTTGCTAAATTATTCAAGTGCACACGATGTGGCTCTTCATTCGCTCATGAAACGTCTCTGAAGAAGCATCAGAAGAAGAAGCGGTGCAAAAAGGTCCCCACTGAAACAAATGCTTCTCCACCACTTAGAACTAATCCAACAGAAAATGTGAAGGAACTATTTCAGGGGTCGAGAAACCGAATAATCCAGAGGATTCAGCCCTGTTttaacaaaaagtacaaatatgtATGCAGCTTTTGTCCCCGTACTTTTGAAAACAGCTGGCAGTTATCCGTTCACAACCGCCtccacacaggagagaagccTTTTGCCTGTGATTATTGCGGGGAGAGATTCATAAGGAAGGATTATGTGCAGCGTCATCTCCCAAAATGCACCAAGATGGGAAAGCAAAAGAAATTGCTCTGTGATAAATGTGGTGGATTTTTCTCTAAAGCCAATATTGAgaatcacaaaacaaactgcaccACAAAACCAAGTTTATCGAAAGCAACAGTTTGCCAAAGCAAACAGTCATCTTCGCAAAGCCCACCAAAAGGCTTTTCTTGTGCATACTGTAGTTCTCGGTTTTTGCTATTTTCACAGCTACAAgagcattttttaaatgcacacaaGCTGGAAACAGTGGTTCCACCAGCATCTACAGCACCCCTACAACATCACCTGTCAAATATCCCAAAGATCAAAGAAGAGCCTTTGGATGAGACTTGTGACCAAAAGCTCAATGATTCTGCGAAATTTACCTGTAAATTGGATTCAGCTCTAAATAGGGGATTTGTCTGCCCAGTGTGCAATATGTCCTTAGTAAATAAAGCTGGACTAACTGGTCATCTGCGTGTACACTCAATGGAGCACCCTTTTAGCTGTAAGATATGCAAGAAAGGATTCTGGAATAGAAGTCTTCTCCGTAGTCACTTCAGGAAATGTAGATCAGGACATATTGCAGAGAGCAAAGCAACCCAACAGATGGAGGTACCTCTGAAAGCTCAGATTGACTTTGCACTGGATGACTCTGTTCTAGTTTTCAAAGAAGCCTCTACAGCAACTGGCAGTGGGGTTTTGCAAACCAATTTTTCCTGCAAAGAGGAATTCATCGAAAAATCCCCACAAGATTTAGATGGAAATCAGGTACAAAGCAGCTCAAGTAAAGAGAAGAAAGCTGTGCAGTACCAATGTTCAGAGTGTGATAAGAGCTTCACAGATGGCTTATTGCTCATTAGTCACCTTGAAGACCATGGAAGAAAGGAACAAGAGAAAATGCGTAATACATGTTCTAAATGTGGACGGGTGTGCTCTAATCCAGGAAATCTTACAAGACACATGTTGATTCATGAAACTAACCACAACTTCTCTTGTCCTGACTGCCCCCAGATATTTTTCACCGCAGCTGATCTCGAAATACATAGAACATGTCATGACTCAAATAGACCTTATGCTTGCAAACTTTGTAATCTAAGGTTCTGGACGAGACCGTCTTTATCTAATCATTGCAGTGAAGACCATCCAGTTGATGTATTCTCATGCCGTTTCTGTCACAAGAAATATTCAGTCAAAAAATCACTATCAAGGCACTATAGAAAATGGCATCAAAAAGAGCAGAAGGAACTTGCAAGTACTTTGCAGGAAAAGAGCAGCACTGAACCACAGTCAAGCAATCAAGTTAGTACAGCTGATGAAagtgatgaggatgaaaaaaaTGGCAGTGAGGACAGTGATTCAGACTCTGCACCCTACTTTCCGTGCCATGTCTGCGGCAAGACATTCCCAACATCAGAAAGCCTTGAGGATCATCAACGGTGTCACCTGGGAGAAAAGCCACATGAATGTGAAGAATGTGGAAGATGCTTTTTCCAGGcatctcagctgcagcagcatcaacGAATGCACAAATCTGAATTTCAGTGTCAGGCATGCGGTAGAGgatttgtctctctctttgcgTTGCGTAAACATAAGCATACTCATGGTAAGAGCCGCCCATACCGTTGTGCCAAGTGTGACTGCAGTTTCACAGGACCCTCTCAGTTAGCAGAACACATGACCACCCACCGTGAAGAGAGCTTTCCATGTGATATTTGCAATCGTGTGTTTCTCTCCAAGAGTAGCAGAGCTGAGCATCGGAAAAGCCACTCCAAGTCAGGCGACCATCCCCCACCTTCATTTGCGAGGGCAAAGCAGGAAAGTTCTACTTCACCTTCAGAAAGATCCTCAGTATTCACAAAAGAGTTTAAATATCGTTGTGGTGTTTGTAATGAGCGCTTCAAAGACCCAGAGCAGCTCTCAGAGCATGGCTGCTTGGCCGCCAAAGAGCGACCATACGCTTGTTCAGACTGTGATAAATACTATCTGCATGCATCTCACTTGAAAAAGCACAGGAACACTCATCACTTATCTTTGTCAAAAAGTGAATATCCATGTAATCAGTGCAACAgtagtttttcttcctctcagcaTTTCCTAAGCCATCTTAAAACCCATGTTGATCCCGCCGCAGCAATTAAACGCAACGCTGAAGGTAAAGATAAAGACAGTTTCATTTGTCCAGTTTGCCGTCAATCTTTTACCAGTGCCATTGAATTGATTGGTCATTTCCCCATACATCTTGATAGTACATTTGAATGCAAAATTTGCAAAATGAAATTTCCCTCTGGGCGCAAGCTTGAAGAACATGAACAAACTCACCTGACAGCAGCGACTGAATTTGAATGCACAGAGTGTGGCCAGAGGTTTTTGGGAAGCAACACTTTCCTTCAGCACCACTGTTCCCAGCAACAGCATGGGATGAAGGAGTCCAACTACTCAAATCCATCAGTTGAGGCAACTCCTCCAACTTATCAAccagcagcagaagaggaggaggttgacGTTACTGGAGAGGACTTGTTCAATTGCCCTCATTGCTCAATGCAGTTCTCCTCCAAAAGTGTTCTCTTAgagcatcaaaataaaattcacCTAAAGGAGAGGCCATTTAAATGTGAGATCTGTGGAAAAACCTTTGCAGTGCAGCGGTATCTAAGAGAGCATTTGCGAAGGCATCGTTTGAAATTGGATGCAGCTCAAAAACGGTTTGCGTGCACCCAATGTCAGAGCGAATTCAGTACAGCACAAGATCTGTATTTGCATAGGAGACTGCATGCTGAAAAAGAAGTTGGAGGCTTCCGATGTGACATGTGCTACAAGTCATTCAGTCGGTGGTCTCTCCTCAAGCAGCACCAAGAAAGTCATGTTGGTGAAGTTGTTTATGAATGCACAGAATGTGACAAAGCCTTTGCTTTTCCTCACCTGTTGGTCGAACATCAACAGACTCATGCTGGTCCCTCTCAGTAA